ATTGATATCGATAACATCAACAATTACCTTACTGGAATCTGATAGACCACCATTGTCTATTGCTTCGATATCTATTTGGTAATGTTTGGCTTTTTCAAAGTTAACCTTGCCGACTAATATCACCTCTCCATTTGCATGTATATGAAACATGTCTGATACACTATCTATATTATTCGATATGGAATAAGACACTTCACCATTTGAGCCTTTGTCTGCAATCGATGTATTTGCTGTTGTCAAATAGGTTCCTTTGGGGCAATTCTCTGTAATAGTTACCTTAAAATCCAGTTGCTAAAAACCAGAGCATTGTCGTTAGCGTCTAACACAATGACGTGTATCTGCACAGTACCTAACAGCCGAGGCTCTCCTCTATCTATAGAAGTTAAGACTAAAGATACCTGTTCCTCTCGATCTAAAcgtttctgtaaaaaacatttgtTCACACCCGTCGACCTGGTTTTCGAGTTTCAAGACAAAATTGTCTGTGGGTTTCAGCGAGTAGCTTTGAAGACCATTTAAACCTGTTTGGATACCCTGCTTTCTTACACACGAATTTAGATTCAATCACAGCTGATTTCAAAAGGTTTCTCATACATGTTAAAACTGGAAGCATTGTCATTGATATCTGTGATCTCTACAGTTATTCAAAACAACTCCATTGGGTTCTCCAGAACAGTGGCAACCCATCATTCAGTGAGCCCCATCTGTTTTTTCTtggttgcctgttttgcatgttattttggcattaatatgtgtcacatatcagtttgcaaacaatgtacaaaaataaataattgagttCACAAAGCCACATACAACCATATTCTCTTTTTTGCTTTCGCGAGTAAGGCACCTCCAAAATGCAGGtctttcagcctagctcagtgctttctgtggtggtggggtagccagcggaaaatacggagcgtaggggttagtaatgttctctagttgcgccgtgattggctcagtgttctgtcactcatggggacacttgGTCACCTGAAAATCAACCGGGAGAGTTGGAAAATGTAAGCCTCTTgaatgctgccatagagttacattagaagttaaatacaagaaggctcaaggtcattggccacagataaaatgacgtcaaatcacattatatccaCCATAGCTTTGAAAGGACTGataatgtcaacatcatactttcaaaatcttagctagcaagctagacaaggaGTCATCATCAAGCATCAAGTAGGCAATCTACTGGAAAATCCTTTTCAATcgttgtcatatgaagagaaattatgaaGAGAAATAGATAAACAAATCGGTGCTCTTTGACCATtggccataaacattacacaacaagttggaaatcgcaaattcaacaatgagtggtttggaatgagtcagtggctaactgcaagcattgcaaagcagccactagcctgctattcagtggagtgggtgtgtggtccaagtatGGGTTTAAAtgtgtctcttttccaagcttaaaagaaTAAACATTCaaaattggccatgctgtcattccagcatgacttctgccgcgttcaaaacaagtggacactcggaactgggaaatatCCGACATCAGTTAGttaaagacaactgggaactcgaagaAAAATGATCTCCGATTGGGAAAATactttttgaacggtcatccaatctctaaattccaagtcgggaactggggcctctttctagagctccgacctgaagatcactgacgtcatgattcaaacTAGTTTTTTCAGAgtacccagttgtcttgaaagcaccataaatccagagaatgccagacttgaTGATAAAGTTTGAtaacaaaatttgcccacgaaggaccgccacgccaccttcctgttcaagtgagcacagcacaacaaggtgagtccaaaaatgttttGAATGCTGCTGTATAAataatgtaatatgccagggagatatatgtactgtagctaagaaagtaatactaagtgtatgttgtgtagtaagctgttcgCTGTTGGTGGGGCACATGTAGCCTATCGCCTGTTTTAGAGATatgtcatcatcgaatattgtattagctttcattgtctgcttacatGCCCCtgttatttatcctacggttctgaatTGGTGTACAGGTAGAACACTGTacgaacggcccatgttctgaattctgtcgctgtacatttccaAAGAGCataacaaatagttatattgactatgtctgTCCTAgttcgctcattaatgtcttcatcgaAATTACAGATTGGCTCTTATCTGCTTGTCGTCCACTTAtgacatagtttgtacatctcagttgtcagtagaaaccacatttgtttaagcaagtcagacatatcagctatgttttttttaaaggcagtaaatgaggcagaatgaactgtttcgctgccagacaaggctccgctgatagccaggtgtaacagtggtaaggattcaaaacatggtgctgaaaagaaagccctgctgttgggacagctttacgtAGGCCCCAACAGATTGtaggcaccgtttgtcaccgctATAGTGcaaataatgtattgtttagtattTTGTTGTgtggtggctttgctggcatgagTCTAAAAAAACGTTGGGGAGTTTTCCCCACCAAGATACACATGCTCAAATCATCACTGCTCCACAACGATGTGTGAAGGCGTTATCTGTCCACAGAGCGCTTCACCGTCTAGTCTCTCTTTGATAAGGAGAACTCCTCTTTCATTCTTTAACTCGGTGTGTTCTACGCTCTCTCCAGTATGAATACGAGCTACGCCTGATTTATGTAGTTTAATATCTGAACCCAAATCCTGTGCCATGTTACGGATTAAAGAGCCTTTCGCCATTTCCTCTGGAATGGCGTAACTGACCTGCCCGTTCACTGAACTGAGAGAGAGGACCGAGATAAACAACAGTACTTGCCGTGTCATTGTTCTGTCCGACATTTTCTCAACGATATCAAACAACACACATATTATAATCCGTAAAGAACTCTGTATTATTCCATTAGTTTCCGCGCTAAAAATAATATCTCGCTTTCTCAGCGCTTTCTCTCTCCAATATATCGAGATGATGGGGGAGGTACTACTGCAAATCTGCAACACATTGACCAACAGCGGCCCTCTGAGTTCAGGAGTGTAAAGTACACACAGAATATGCAAAGCACATATGCTCGCCAACCATGCGTAATATACGCATATTCAAAAACCAAATACGTAGGCACTATTATAAAGGCATGATGACAGTGACCATTTACTTTTATGTATGAGCTGTTATGCACAACACAGTAACTGGTGGTTATTGAGCATGAACTGTATGCTGGTTACAATTAGGCCATTATACACTATCACTGAATTCGCAATACTGGCATGATCATAACGGAAAGCTGTCAGAGAGTTGAACTAAACAAATCCATAGGAAACACAGTTCAGACATTCTAGAGCGAAGCCCACTGCTCAATATTTGAAATATAACCACAGGGCAACAGAAGCATAGTAACATTTGCTTGTGAAAtcattgtgtgttttttttctttttgtgaATGAATCATTTgtcttatatatttattacaaTGAGATTTCTCAAGTAAGCCCACGCCTTCCAATCTGAGTTCTGGATCAACTTTGTGATCATTACCAAAGCTAAGATGAGTTTTCACTAGTGTAGTTAGGCCACTGATCACATAAATAAACTctctgaaaggtattggaaacTCTTTCATTGTTATAAACTGTTCATATGTGAGAATATTGTCCTTGTTGTTGAAAACATCAAGAACAAAGTCAATATTCCTCTCATGCCAGCTGGAACAATGACTTATTCCTTACAGTTATGTCTTAATtattccacaaaagagctttatgtgGGGAAAAATTGTGCAGGACACATATTTTTCAGGCCACTAAAGATTGTTGGTGAAACCTAGTCAATTTAGCAGGTACTCTTTcaggaatataattacatttcagtaaaaatTGAAGCCCTCCCAACTTATTAAACACATTATTTGGAATGAAATACCATATTGAATCAGTATTGATCAAACATCTTTTCAACCAGTTTATCTTGAAAGTGTTATTTATGTCAACAAAATCCAACACTTCTAAGACTTTTTTAGGCGGTGAGACTtatttttccagatgaagtcaAGAAAGGTCTTATTGATCTCTTTACAAGTAGCAGGATTTACACATAACGATAATGAATGAGTACACAAAACGAGACAGTCCCTCTGCCTTGGACAGAAGTACTCTCCCAAGTATAGAAAGATCTCTTTGCAGCCAATTATTGAATATATATTTGAAATCATTGAAGTGTAAGGATATGAAATGAGAATCAGTGACATCCTTCATATTCTGAGGTTATCAGTTGATCATTATCAGTTGATCATGCTCACCTGGTTATCCTCATTAGCATTGATCAGTGTGTCCCTCTGCGCGTGGGGGAGTGTCTGAGTTCGGTCCAGACTAATGATGCTCTGACTGCAAGGTCTGACGTATTTCATATCACTCTTTCTGGAGTCAGTAGTTCCACATACCTCGTAATTATATACGTGTCGCAGTGTCCCAGTGCCACCGACGTCAGCGTAAAGGGGCGGGTAATACGGAATAACTGGGAGATTCCCGTTGGATTTGTAAAACATGCGCTCACGTCTCCATCTGTAGCATTTCACTGACAGGATGGCTATGATGGACACAATAAAGAAAAAAGAGACTACAGCCAAAGCCAAGACTAAGTAAAAAGTCAGGTTGTCATTGTACTCCTTGTCGTGCGTAAAGTCAGTGAACTCCGAGAGCACTTCAGGGAAGCTGTCCGCCACTGCCACGTTAACATTGACTGTAGCTGAACGAGAGGGCTGCCCGTTGTCCTCCACTACGACAGTGAGCCTTTGTTTCACAGCATCTTTATCATTGACTTGGCGTATAGTTCTTATTTCCCCATTCTGTAAACCCACTTCAAACAGCGCCCTGTCTGTCGCTTTCTGCAGTTTATAAGAGAGCCAGGCATTCTGTCCAGAGTCCACATCAACAGCCACCACTTTAGTCACAAGATAGCCAACATCTGCTGAACGAGGCACCATTTCAGCCACCAGAGAGCTGCTAGTCTGGACTGGGTACAGAACCTGAGGCGCGTTGTCGTTCTGGTCCTGGACCATTATTTTCACAGTCACATTGCTACTGAGAGAAGGGGAGCCTCCATCCTGCGCTTTTACGCGGAATTGGAAATCCTTGATGTGCTCGTAGTCAAAAGAGCGCACTGCATGGATGACTCCACTATCAGCACTAACGGACACATATGAGGAGACGGGAACTCCGTTAATCGAGGAGTCCTCCAGTATGTAAGAAACACGGGCATTCTGGTTCCAGTCAACGTCACTGGCTTTCACTGTGAATATAGAGAGGCCCGGTGTGTTGTTTTCTATAATGTAGGCCTCATATGAGCTCCTCTCAAAGACAGGCGCGTTGTCATTCACATCTGATATCTGTAAGGTGAGAGTGACGCTGCTGGAGAGCGAGGGCACTCCCTCATCAGAGCAGGTCACACTGATGTTATACTCAGAGGCTCTCTCTCGGTCCAAGTCGCTATCCGTTACTAGACTGTAAAAGGCGTTAGATGTTGATTTAATAGTGAATGGGACGTTCTCATTCATGCCACAGTGAACTTTACCATTACTTTCTGAATCAGGGTCGTTCACGCTCATCATAGCTATTACTGTGTTCGGACTGGAATCCTCTGGTATTGAACTTGATTTGGAAATCAAATTGATAACAGGACTATTATCATTCATGTCACTAACATCTATAATTATTTTACTTGAGTCTGACAGACCTCCCTGATCTTTTGCCTCAATAAATATTtgataatgtttttgtttttcataATCTATATGACCAATCAATTTCAATTCGCCGCTGTCATGGTCTAACTCAAACAAATCCGATACACCGGCGGTGCCACTTGATGAAGAGTAGGTAACAAGACTATTAGACCACTTGTCCGCATCAGATGCACTGACAGTAGTTAACACGGCTCCTTTAGGAGAATTCTCCACAACCGTGGCTTTGTAAATCTCCTGGGTAAAAACCGGAGCATTGTCATTCGCGTCTTGTACTGTGACATGGATTTGCAGCGTTCCAGTCATTTTAGGCTCGCCTCCATCCATTGCTGTTAACACTAATTTAATATTTTCTTGTTCCTCTCGATCTATTGGCTTCTGTAAAACCATCTCTACCTTTTTACTACCGTCTGGCTGGTTTTTCAGTTGTAATTTAAAGTGATCAGTGGGTTTAAGGGCGTAGGTTTGAAGACCGTTATCACCAACATCAGAATCCACTGCCCTCTCCAGCATAAATCTGGCTCCGGTACCTGCAATTTCACTAATCTCAAATTTCATTTCACTTTTTCCAAAACTGGGAGCGTTATCGTTTATATCTGTGATCTCAATCGTTATTGTATATAATTCCATTGGATTCTCTAAAATCATTTGAAAATCAAGGGCGCAAGGCGTCGTCTGTCCGCAGAGCGCTTCACGGTCTATTCTCTCTCTGATAAGGAGAACTCCCCTTTCTTTATTCAACTCGATGTATTCTGCGCTGTCTCCAGTATAAATACGAGCTTTACCTGATTTCAATCTTTTTATATCTAAACCCAAATCCTGCGCGATGTTACCGACTAAAGAGCCTGTCGCCATTTCCTCTGGAATGGAATAACTGACCTGCCCGTGCACTGAACTGAGAGAGAGGACCGAGATAAACAACAGTACTTGCCGTGTCATCGTTCTGTCCGACATTTTCCCTTCACCATGAAACCACAAGCAGGTTATAATCCGTAAAACAGACTGCAATATTCCATTAGTTTTCCAGTTGAAAACATCAAAGGTAATTGACAAAGAAATGCACAATTCTGGAACAAAGGAATCTCAGGCTGCTGTCTCCGTGCTTTAGTGTTCTCTATAACCCGGACTGTGCGCTCTGCGTggggctctttctctctctaacatatcGAGATGATGGGGGAGGTACTGCTGCAAATCTGCTCTAAAACtgcaacacactgaccaacagcGGCCCTTTGAGTTCAATGCAAGGAACTACACAAAATGAATTCAAGAAAATGTATAGAGGTATTTCCAGTCAACAATGGCAATTTCAAGTTTAAATTAGCCCACTGACAGAAAATATCAAACATTACACGACCTTAATTCTCATCACTGTCAATTGAAATCGAATGCCATATATACTCTGACATGCTTCAGCTTTCTATTAAGTTACAGTAACATCACAAAGCATATCCTATGGCAAGCAAATTGCATGAAATATTAAACAAGAAGCTAATGCAGAATCTAAAATAAATGATAACACACTACATCAGAGGAGTATGATGAGATGAACGTGAGTGAGGTAGGCCGATTGAATGTTACCACGGAGTCAAATAGTAACACGCCTTCACTTGAATCATGTCACCAACATAACACACTGAAAGTACATAGGCCTATCAGTCGTTGCTCAAAATAGATTTAAATTGTTCTAGACAAGCGGGAAAATATTGACACACTCGTGTAGATGTGAATTATGCAGTGGGAACCTTCTCTGACTTTAGTTCTACATCACACTTTTACGTTTGAATGAAAATCTCACTGGAGCGCAATGAAAGAAAAACGGCGCTGTCCACAGCCTTGGTGCTGAGAAGGACACGAGAAGGCGATCTGAAAATGCAACCGGCATATGACGAATTTCAGACCATCGTAAAGGCTGTTACCAAGAACACTTGAGTAAATAGTACAA
Above is a genomic segment from Oncorhynchus kisutch isolate 150728-3 linkage group LG19, Okis_V2, whole genome shotgun sequence containing:
- the LOC109864681 gene encoding protocadherin gamma-A2 isoform X40 produces the protein MSDRTMTRQVLLFISVLSLSSVHGQVSYSIPEEMATGSLVGNIAQDLGLDIKRLKSGKARIYTGDSAEYIELNKERGVLLIRERIDREALCGQTTPCALDFQMILENPMELYTITIEITDINDNAPSFGKSEMKFEISEIAGTGARFMLERAVDSDVGDNGLQTYALKPTDHFKLQLKNQPDGSKKVEMVLQKPIDREEQENIKLVLTAMDGGEPKMTGTLQIHVTVQDANDNAPVFTQEIYKATVVENSPKGAVLTTVSASDADKWSNSLVTYSSSSGTAGVSDLFELDHDSGELKLIGHIDYEKQKHYQIFIEAKDQGGLSDSSKIIIDVSDMNDNSPVINLISKSSSIPEDSSPNTVIAMMSVNDPDSESNGKVHCGMNENVPFTIKSTSNAFYSLVTDSDLDRERASEYNISVTCSDEGVPSLSSSVTLTLQISDVNDNAPVFERSSYEAYIIENNTPGLSIFTVKASDVDWNQNARVSYILEDSSINGVPVSSYVSVSADSGVIHAVRSFDYEHIKDFQFRVKAQDGGSPSLSSNVTVKIMVQDQNDNAPQVLYPVQTSSSLVAEMVPRSADVGYLVTKVVAVDVDSGQNAWLSYKLQKATDRALFEVGLQNGEIRTIRQVNDKDAVKQRLTVVVEDNGQPSRSATVNVNVAVADSFPEVLSEFTDFTHDKEYNDNLTFYLVLALAVVSFFFIVSIIAILSVKCYRWRRERMFYKSNGNLPVIPYYPPLYADVGGTGTLRHVYNYEVCGTTDSRKSDMKYVRPCSQSIISLDRTQTLPHAQRDTLINANEDNQQKPPNADWRFTQGQRPGPSGAGGPPEMAMGTGPWPNPPTEAEQLQALMAAANEVSEATATLGPGTMGLSTRYSPQFTLQHVPDYRQNVYIPGSTATLTSNPQQQQQQQQQQMAAQHQALQAQPSEAAPQPEPPKAAQTPASKKKSTKKEKK